The genome window AGTCTCAGCTCGAGCAGGGAGCCAGTGATGGGGATTTCGGCGgatatggaggaggagctggatgagatggttagggaggtgaagagggaggttgaggttaggagggcgaggagtaGGGAGAATAGTTTGGTGAAGGATATGAAGAAGGCGATGTAGGTGGGGGGTTTGAAAGAGGGGAATATattgggggaaggaggagtgTGTAGATAGGAAAGGAGGACGGAGGTTGATATATCCATTTTGTGTGATTTGTTGAAGCATGGCGATGGGACAGGGTCAATGGGTAGATTTTGTGCTTTGTCTATTCCTTTGCTGGCTACATGGTAAGGGGAGGTTTTGCTGTTGAATATATAGGTTAGAAGAGACACCAACTGGGGTATGAAGCATGTTCAAGAGTATTCTAGGTCTTTAAATGATCATTGAGTCCTTTGGCAGATGGGGAATGATAGTCACAAACCGCACACACTCGGTCGCTGGGCTGTTCTAGGTTTTTCGTGGACGATGTCGAGGAAGACAGCCAACAAGTCACGCCACTGCCATTGACACGATATAAACAACAAAAATCTCGACCACGTAATCTAGATATTTGTTAGGTAGAGAGAGATTTTCCATCGATCACTGGACACTTTCCAGAGCACACCAGATAAAAAAATGACCCTGATAAAAAATGTTTTTGCATTACGTTTCGCACATGACTATCGTAATATTGCATAATCTTTCGCAGcttcttccccctttccccccagCTGCCaaacccgccgccgccccctttccaacaactcctcccTATCTTCcaagggaggggaaggagggaggtaGCTAACCAGAAAACAAGGTTTAAAAACTAAGTAATAAGTATAGGGTGCCGTTGTAAATAACTTTCTCCCCCAACAAATGATGATGGTAATACAGACgataagaaagaaaaaacagGCTTTGTGTGTAAAGTATGTGTATACTTCCCGTCTTTGCTCGCCAACCGCCAGAAAATAATCCCTTTCGCCCCGACTCCCATAATGGCATTTGgaaatcaaaaaaaaaaaaaaaaaagcaaacaagGCAAAATAAAACGACGGGGTATCTCCGATTGTTCGTTGTTGTTCAAAAACACCCGCCCGGTCTTCTCTTGGCTCTTCCACCTGTGCTGTAGCACGAGGATGTACATGATAAATAAATGATAGTAACGACACGTTTGAAAAAAGATATGAAGCGAAAtcttgaaaaagaaaattcGTTGGCtgcgaaaaaaaaaaaaaaaaaaaggaaatggGCTGCCAAAAAGGCACCTCATTAATCCGTCAAGatagagaaagaaaaaacccAATGCTCTATTTTGAGGTTGCAACGTCAAAAAAGAAACCGTCAGGCATTAAGTGTTTGTGTTGTCGTCGAAGCTGTCGTAGAAATTCGTTCCGGTAGATGTTTGTATATGTACTGAGATGGGCCTAGAAAAATGCCCGAATCGTTGTGACCGTGTGTTTGGTCGAGGTTGGTCCAATCCAGGTGAGTGGATGGATGTACAGCGCACGTGCGAGTGTATGTGGTAGGTTTGTAAAGATTGTGTAGTGATCGGGCCCTGGGTTGGGCATAGTGATATTTGTGTATGATTGTGAGTGAGTGATTAATGTGATGAGCTTCTATGGCGAGTTTTGTCCCCATCCTTGCTgaacaccaacaacggccagggcgatgatggcgccgatgatgagaagaCCGACAACCGACATGATCCGGTTCAggttcctccaccaccgcacaGCTTCAAATCTCCTCTCGTCTCCAGCTTGGGGCTGGTAACGGTATTCGGGCTGCTTCTCTCCCTTTTCGAGAGAGTACCGCTGGGGCAGTGGCAAGAGAGCTCCGGCCATCCAGGCGAATGGGAAGATGAAGCCAATGATGAAGAGCACCACCTGAATGTTCCGCTTGCCCATCAAACTGGTATCGGCCGACCAGTTGATGCTGGGTGGGTCCCACATGCTGTAGCGGCTGGCGCGTCGATCCTGACGAAGATGTGGGGACCAGATGCTGGATGTCTTCTGGCGCAATGTTCTGAATACGTTATAGTCTTGGGCAGGTGCTTGTGAGATACCCATCTCCGATTGTCCGAAAAAGGGATGGTCGCCGGGGACTTCTCTCGCGCGTTTCCTGGGGCTGTAGATATTAGGTGGGAACTGCTCGTCGGTGGGTGAATCCCCGTCGTTGTAGAATCTTGAGCTGCCCGGCCTGCTACCGCTTTCCGAGATAGACATGAAAGAAGGAGACCTTCCGAGCCAGCGTCTTTCGCCCGATCCATAGTAGACCTTGGCCCAGGCGGGAACCTCGGAAGTGAAGCTGTTTCCACGAGAACGAGAGCTACCGCTGGAGTGAAGGCCTCTGCTGGAactgttggtggtggtaaagTAACTCGAGAGCGCTGCCCTGGAGGGTCTGTGTTCCAGGTCCGCAATTCCATCTCCGTGCTCGTCCTGATCACGCACCATGCGGATCTGTGGACTCGCTCTTGACAAGCTCGGCTGCGGTCGGTGAAGAGAATCGCTCCCTGAGCTGGTATTGGCGCCTTCTTCCAGTTGACCAGCGATGGACGAGGAGACACTGGGCATCTGGCGGCTGTGCATGGAGCTGACCCATCCGGCGCTACTGCGACGACGGTGATGGCCGCCGGAGGACTCGGATAATGGCGAAACAGATCGGGTAGGCATTGGGCTGCTTTCAACTTCGCTTTCAGACTGGACGGTGGAGAGCTGTGAACTCCATTGATGGGGAGTTGCGGTAATCATCGAGACCGATGGTCCTTGTGTGTTGGAACTCTCAGGCCTGGAGGAGGATCCTGTGGTTGGCGGCGCCAACCATGAGGGTAGCTGCGAAGGACTGCTCGATTCACCTCCACGAGCGGCCCGAGGGGACAGCAGCCCAAGGTTGACGGTAACTGGAGGCACCAACAACGCCGGCTCCGGCTTGCCAATAACAGAACCGACGCTCTTCAAGGAGTGGACAGAATTAGTGCGCGAGCGAAGGTTCTCACGAGACCGTTGCTTGTAGTATCCAAAGTTTTCGTAcgacttcttcttcgctGGCCTGAGCGGCGCGACTCGCAAGCTCTCCTGGGAATAGCTTGGACGAGGCTTCTTGGTTACGACGATGACAGATCCGGATGGCGACGGTGACGCCTCGCCATGGACGACGTAGTTATCGTTCTCCCCTGTTGacgacgaggccgaggatgccAATGGGCTGTTCTTGAAAGCAGGGGCCGGGGAAGCTTCACCCAAGACCTCCCAGTTGGAGGTGCCGGGTCGGTTGAAAAGGAGACTGTCGTTGGACTCTTGAGCAGGCGATGAGCCGGGACCGTAGACCTTGTAGTTCGTGCTCACGGAGACAGTATCGATGCTTTGGTCGGACACAGCAGACGTAAATGACGTCTTCGACACGATCGTCTTGGGCGGCTTAGTGGGTgtcacctcttcctccttgccgGTAGGGTCTTCAATCAGTGGGGAGAGAGGTCTGTCGGAGGGCAGCGAGTCTGCTAGAGGCTCCTTGATGGCGGGGGGCTCGGGCGTCTGGGCTACCTTTCGCAGGCCACCGACCATGCGGTAGTTCCAAGGGGACGAAGAGGATGCAGGATTAGGATCTTCAGCTAAGTGTATGGTTGAAGAGCCCGGAGATGAGAGTGCAGGAGAGGGCGGCTCAGATGGTGTGTGATCCGGGATGAAGGTGCTTACACCCGTCATGGGGGTCTCTGAGCGACTCTCGGCCCACGAGAGGATCGAAGGCCGTTCATGCGTGCTCGAT of Podospora pseudopauciseta strain CBS 411.78 chromosome 7 map unlocalized CBS411.78m_7, whole genome shotgun sequence contains these proteins:
- a CDS encoding uncharacterized protein (COG:S; EggNog:ENOG503NWJV), whose amino-acid sequence is MSAPDSRHGPPSTPLHERSKSESATKSGIRLVPYTPPRIDGDERAPSQLSLRDNAPSRNSNRSSDQTIRLVGHSRSRSSGLAEVTNAGAPLERGRSERVSGMKPLVSPSGVGQASEDSPNITTYPTSTRSSRVSESPSPAGSSQTTTRSRSSSRAPSRRRTIIITNPDKTFTLVRNDPEAESSVTPSPLPARDSLISPTLSYASRSSTHERPSILSWAESRSETPMTGVSTFIPDHTPSEPPSPALSSPGSSTIHLAEDPNPASSSSPWNYRMVGGLRKVAQTPEPPAIKEPLADSLPSDRPLSPLIEDPTGKEEEVTPTKPPKTIVSKTSFTSAVSDQSIDTVSVSTNYKVYGPGSSPAQESNDSLLFNRPGTSNWEVLGEASPAPAFKNSPLASSASSSTGENDNYVVHGEASPSPSGSVIVVTKKPRPSYSQESLRVAPLRPAKKKSYENFGYYKQRSRENLRSRTNSVHSLKSVGSVIGKPEPALLVPPVTVNLGLLSPRAARGGESSSPSQLPSWLAPPTTGSSSRPESSNTQGPSVSMITATPHQWSSQLSTVQSESEVESSPMPTRSVSPLSESSGGHHRRRSSAGWVSSMHSRQMPSVSSSIAGQLEEGANTSSGSDSLHRPQPSLSRASPQIRMVRDQDEHGDGIADLEHRPSRAALSSYFTTTNSSSRGLHSSGSSRSRGNSFTSEVPAWAKVYYGSGERRWLGRSPSFMSISESGSRPGSSRFYNDGDSPTDEQFPPNIYSPRKRAREVPGDHPFFGQSEMGISQAPAQDYNVFRTLRQKTSSIWSPHLRQDRRASRYSMWDPPSINWSADTSLMGKRNIQVVLFIIGFIFPFAWMAGALLPLPQRYSLEKGEKQPEYRYQPQAGDERRFEAVRWWRNLNRIMSVVGLLIIGAIIALAVVGVQQGWGQNSP